Proteins encoded within one genomic window of Nonomuraea gerenzanensis:
- a CDS encoding serine hydrolase domain-containing protein encodes MIASSFHRWTGASALTLAVLCGTATQAAASPSMEATLNKLVTKDGFPGALASVQARGGGMRHYTAGRKGRPPADAYVRIGSNTKTFTAVTVLQLVGEGKVKLDAPVETYLPGLLRGDGIDGRRITVRQLLQHTSGLPEYTDTLLAGGILPILHQHYEPRRLLDLALDKKAQFAPGTRWAYSNTNYIVAGLLIEQVTGRPASEEITRRTVDKLGLRRTYFPADGDRKLRRPYATGYHRDDPQQPMSDVTEFDPSQAWTAGQMISTPSDLNRFFTALLDGKLLKPAQLKELRTTVAAPQFGREGRYGLGLSSVKLSCGVTAWGHGGSIPGYYTANAATEDGRAAAVAVTHLPTSAKALERVEAALDTAICTQR; translated from the coding sequence ATGATCGCATCGAGCTTCCACCGGTGGACCGGAGCCTCCGCCCTCACCCTCGCCGTCCTCTGCGGCACCGCCACCCAGGCCGCCGCCTCCCCGAGCATGGAGGCGACCCTGAACAAGCTCGTCACCAAGGACGGCTTCCCCGGCGCGCTCGCCTCCGTCCAGGCACGCGGCGGCGGCATGCGCCACTACACCGCGGGCCGCAAGGGCCGTCCCCCGGCCGACGCGTACGTCCGCATCGGCAGCAACACCAAGACCTTCACCGCCGTGACCGTCCTGCAGCTCGTCGGCGAGGGCAAGGTCAAGCTGGACGCACCCGTCGAGACCTACCTGCCGGGCCTGCTGCGCGGCGACGGCATCGACGGCCGCCGCATCACCGTACGGCAGCTGCTGCAGCACACCAGCGGCCTGCCCGAGTACACCGACACCCTCCTGGCCGGCGGCATCCTGCCCATCCTGCACCAGCACTACGAGCCGCGCCGCCTGCTCGACCTCGCGCTGGACAAGAAGGCACAGTTCGCGCCCGGCACCCGATGGGCCTACAGCAACACGAACTACATCGTCGCGGGCCTGCTCATCGAGCAGGTCACCGGCCGCCCCGCGAGCGAGGAGATCACCAGGCGCACCGTCGACAAGCTCGGCCTTCGCCGCACCTACTTCCCGGCCGACGGCGACCGCAAGCTCCGCCGGCCGTACGCCACCGGCTACCACCGCGACGACCCGCAGCAGCCGATGTCGGACGTCACCGAGTTCGACCCGTCGCAGGCCTGGACCGCCGGGCAGATGATCTCCACCCCCAGCGACCTGAACCGCTTCTTCACCGCGCTCCTCGACGGCAAGCTGCTCAAGCCCGCCCAGCTCAAGGAGCTGCGCACCACCGTCGCGGCACCGCAGTTCGGCCGCGAGGGGCGTTACGGCCTCGGCCTGAGCAGCGTGAAGCTGTCGTGCGGCGTCACGGCGTGGGGGCACGGTGGCTCCATCCCCGGCTACTACACCGCCAACGCCGCCACCGAGGACGGCCGCGCCGCCGCCGTCGCCGTCACCCACCTGCCCACTTCGGCCAAGGCGCTGGAGCGGGTGGAGGCTGCCTTGGACACCGCCATCTGCACTCAGCGCTGA
- a CDS encoding GNAT family N-acetyltransferase, giving the protein MRPNDWHLTDDLDGFLARAGDFLRSRPALHTTPLTALEKLRARGADASVFFGVLEPEGQVSAVCYRLATHRLTLTPCSDEHADALAAHLAGLGTRLVGVTADHDTATAFAEAWQRHAGATPASFWGARLYRLGTLTPPEPVPAGQGRVAGAQDHEQVVRWCGEFAAAVGEAAAMDARAWADSRFADKHYTFWELPDGTAVSMAGSTSMVGGMIRVDPVYTPARLRGRGYAGAVTAAVSGAALAAGATDVVLFADPANATSNALYQRIGYVPMCDFTGYAFSSDTPAAR; this is encoded by the coding sequence ATGCGTCCGAACGACTGGCACCTCACCGACGACCTCGACGGTTTCCTCGCCCGGGCCGGAGACTTCCTGCGGTCCCGTCCCGCCCTGCACACCACGCCGCTGACGGCGCTGGAGAAGCTGCGCGCACGGGGCGCGGACGCGTCCGTCTTCTTCGGCGTGCTGGAGCCGGAGGGGCAGGTCAGCGCCGTCTGCTACCGCCTGGCGACCCATCGCCTGACCCTCACCCCGTGCTCGGACGAGCACGCCGACGCCCTCGCCGCCCACCTGGCCGGCCTCGGCACCCGCCTCGTCGGCGTCACCGCGGACCACGACACCGCCACCGCCTTCGCCGAGGCGTGGCAGCGGCACGCGGGCGCGACGCCGGCCTCCTTCTGGGGTGCCCGCCTCTACCGGCTCGGCACACTGACCCCGCCGGAGCCGGTACCGGCCGGTCAGGGCCGGGTCGCGGGCGCGCAGGACCACGAGCAGGTGGTGCGGTGGTGCGGTGAGTTCGCCGCCGCCGTCGGGGAGGCCGCCGCCATGGACGCCCGCGCCTGGGCCGACTCGCGCTTCGCCGACAAGCACTACACGTTCTGGGAGCTGCCGGACGGCACCGCCGTCTCCATGGCGGGCTCGACGTCGATGGTCGGCGGCATGATCAGGGTGGACCCGGTCTACACGCCGGCCCGCCTCCGCGGCCGCGGCTACGCGGGCGCCGTGACGGCCGCGGTGAGCGGGGCCGCGCTCGCCGCGGGCGCGACGGACGTCGTCCTGTTCGCGGATCCCGCCAACGCCACCAGCAACGCCCTCTATCAGCGGATCGGGTACGTCCCGATGTGCGATTTCACCGGGTACGCCTTCTCCAGCGACACACCGG